taaagacagagataaattaaaagtaaaaagatttagaaagacATACCATGATAACACTAATTCATAAAAGTTGGAGTAGGTATACAAATTTCTGACAAGTCTACATTTACAAAAAAgattatcagggataaagaaagCATTACGTAATGATAAAGTGATCAATTCTCTAAGAAGACATAGCAATCCTAAACATGAATGCATCTAACAAGAAAGCAACAAGGCAAAATGCAATAGaactacaaggagaaatagataaatccactaTAGTCAGAGACTTCAACATACTTTTGTCAGTAATAGACAGGCAGAATATCAGTAAGCATATAGTTGACCTTAACATCCCTATCATTTGACTTGCTCTAATTGACCtttatagaatattccatccaacaacaacagaatacacattcttctccagctcATATCCACAAGTGTAGGCCACATTCTAGGCTATAAATCACTCACcaaaaagagaatagaaaccatacaaaatatattctcagaccacaatggaattaagctAGAAATTAATGACAGAAGGACAGCTGGAAAAtctcccaaatatttggaaattaaacaaaagactTCTAGATAATACAAGGATCAAAGAAGTCttatgagaaatttttaaataattgaactagatgaaaataaaatacaatttatcaaattattagggatgtagcaaaagcagtgcttaaaGAGAAATGCATTACATTAAATGAAcatattaaaatagaataaaggtaaaaaatcaataatataatcTTCCTTTTTAGGAAACTAGAGTAATTTAAGCATAAAGCaaggaaaaccaaaataataaaaattatagcagaagtcaatgaaatttaaaacattcaaacaatagagaaaagctatttttaatttcaataaaattgataacaaagaaaaaagggaagacacAAATTAAcactaaacagaaagaaaagagttttcattactcttgatctcaagtatgttaaaagaataataaaggaatattatgaacaactgtGTGCccacaaattggacaacctaggtGAAATGGACCAATTTATTGAAAGATACAACCTACTAAAATTCATGTGTgtataaataacttgaaaaaaaccTATTAAAGAAATTGTCTCAACAATTAATAaacttgcaaaaagaaaaataccaagccCAAACGGTtttactagtgaattctaccaaacatttaaggaagaaataatattgatTCTTCATAATCTCTGTCAGAAAGTAAAACCAGAGAGAAgactttctaactcattctataaggcaaACATTGCcctattaacaaaataaaaactttaccaTGCTCATgcgtgtgaacacacacacacacacacctacagaGAATAATTCACATAAACATAGACacaaaatcttcaataaaatattattgggttctgtttgctaatgttttaaaagaattaaaacctaCAATCAAGTGAAATTCATTCCAGGTATGCAAGAAagattcaacattcaaaaatcaattaatgtaatctatcacatcaacaggctaaagaagtCATGTGATGTTATCAGTCAATgccaaaaaattttttgacaaaatctaacatttatttattatattttaaaaaatactgtcagaaaaccaggaatagaagaaaactttctcAACTTGACAAAGAACAACTAACAAAAACCTACATTCTGCATCATATTTATTGGAGAGAAGCTGGATGCTTCCTCCCTAAGATCGGGAAGAAGTCAAGAATGTCTTCTTGCATCATTCCTATTCAATACTTAATGGAAGCCCTAGCTAGTACAacataacaagaaaaatatataaaagttatacatgttggaaaggaagaaatgaaactattATTTGACACAATTGTTGTGTCTGATatcccaaagaatctacaaaagAAGTGTAGAATGATTCATGGTGTAATGGCACCAAAGTTGGGCACATGAGTACCAACTCATGTTTAGCTCAACATTGATATAGACAGGTACATATGtaagtatttataaatatgtgtatctatactgttttgtttatacatacatatttccttTCTCCATCAAGCCTGGAAGCAATGACATTGCAGTAGAAACAAGCACacctagcacccagatcttgatttctaataTCACCCTCCAATACACAGAACAAGGAATCTTTGGGGAAATGGAAGATTctaggacaaaataaaaaatagacaaaatatacAGTGCCAAAATGTAAGGGGGGAAATGATAATGATAGgagtcaaagggacacaggaaccaACTGAAGAAGCTCCCAATGGCCAAGGCTGGaacaatttaagcaacaaaataaagaattatttggATTAtagtatgaaatataaaataaatatccatgggTTCATACTGGTAtatataaatgattgaataaataaataaataaatggggataataaattGTTCATGCAGAGGAATTGCAAATTATTCATGTAGCTACTTCACCCTCAAGGAGTTAGAATACAACTCCCCACTCGTTGAATAGGGCTGTGCAAGGCCACTTTCTTCCAAAACACCCAAAACAGGatgaaaagagaggggaaaagagtaaCAGTATAgtagagaaacctgacaaacattGCCTAAGCCAGGTGATGTTAACATCAAAAGTGATAgatgtattggggcgcctgggtggctcagtcggttaagcgtccgacttcggctcaggtcatgacctcacgttccgtgagttcaagccccgcgtccggctctgtgctgacagctcagagcctggagcctgtttgagattctgtgtctccctctctcttaccctcccccattcatgctttgtctctctctgtctcaaaaataaataaacgttaaaaaaaatttaaaaaaaaagtgatagatgTATCAATGCATCTATTGAAGAAAACAGATCAATTCTACACAAGGAAGATTCTACAAATTGCCTGACAAGTACACTTCAAAACTttaaagtcatcaaaaacaacaaaaaacactgtTACAGCCAAAAGGAGCCAAAAGAGACATTatgactaaatgcaatgtggtatcaTTTTCTGGCTTGGACCCCAGAAAAGATAAGACATTAGGTAAAAGTTATGGAAACTGGAAGAAAGTATTGACTTTGGTTACTAACATGTCAATATCGCTTCACTAATGTGATAATTTtatcatactaatgtaagatattaataataagGGAATCTGGGTATGGGGTAAATGCATGAATCTCTCTGCAATATTTTTTTAGGTGGTTGACATCTTTTTTGCTGGGGGCAGGTGCTCAGGAGCTCTTGGTGGGAAGGCCCTCCTTCCTCTTCACCGTCACAGGCTTCTGGCTGCACAGGATGGCACTGGCTCTGTGAATGGCAGGCATGCACAGATCTGGGCCATAACTGTTCTTGTGGATCATGGGCCAGATGCTGCTGAGGGCGGCCCAGGCATTCTTGCTAATGGTGGTCAGCACATTGGAGGTGGCAGGCTTTTGCTGGAGGGTTCTGTGCTTTGTGACCACCACTATACCtttgccctctgcccccagccccacacccacAGTCTTGCAGTGAATCAGCCCATTGTAGCAGAAGGAGCTGTGAGCTTTAAGGTTAGTGGGCTCAGTGTTGTGTATCTGTTCGTTCCACTTGATCAGAAAGCTGGAGCCGTTCCCCACAAGCACCCATTGCAGGTGTGCAGACATGGCGGCCTCTCCTTTCACTGCACCAGCGTGAGACAGCCTCTCTGTACTACgttcacaatttttctgtaaatacagaataaaagccttatttaaaaatatatcttagttgaggggcacatggatggctcagtctgttaagcatccatctcctgattttggctcaggtcatgatctcccagtttgtgaaaCTAAGCCCCCCATCTGGCTCCGTGCTAATAGcacggagccggcttgggattctctctctattctctcccctagttgctcgctcgctctctctctcaaaagaaa
Above is a window of Panthera tigris isolate Pti1 chromosome D4, P.tigris_Pti1_mat1.1, whole genome shotgun sequence DNA encoding:
- the LOC102957379 gene encoding 60S ribosomal protein L28-like; this encodes MSAHLQWVLVGNGSSFLIKWNEQIHNTEPTNLKAHSSFCYNGLIHCKTVGVGLGAEGKGIVVVTKHRTLQQKPATSNVLTTISKNAWAALSSIWPMIHKNSYGPDLCMPAIHRASAILCSQKPVTVKRKEGLPTKSS